One genomic segment of Bacilli bacterium includes these proteins:
- a CDS encoding LysM peptidoglycan-binding domain-containing protein: MNAYASGAADASAANEHTVAENPVITVKQGDTIWAIAKRYAADGTDIRKIVWQIKRVNHLETGIIHAGDRLLIPGSVVEQ; this comes from the coding sequence GTGAACGCATATGCTTCGGGAGCTGCCGATGCGTCTGCGGCAAACGAACATACCGTTGCGGAAAATCCCGTTATAACAGTTAAACAAGGCGATACGATTTGGGCCATCGCCAAACGGTATGCCGCCGACGGAACGGATATTCGCAAAATCGTATGGCAAATCAAACGGGTGAATCATCTGGAAACGGGCATCATTCACGCGGGAGACCGGCTGTTGATTCCGGGTTCGGTTGTCGAACAATAA